In Meleagris gallopavo isolate NT-WF06-2002-E0010 breed Aviagen turkey brand Nicholas breeding stock chromosome 5, Turkey_5.1, whole genome shotgun sequence, a single window of DNA contains:
- the DNAJC24 gene encoding dnaJ homolog subfamily C member 24, with product MALGQTKGKDWYQILGAQPSDSPAELKQKYQRLALLYHPDKQKADVPAGEVEERVQRFIEIDQAWKILGNEETKKEYDLQQREDNLTKEWPLHARIYLQDMSWIEDEQCYSFSCRCGGSYAVSKSESEDVSLVCCDTCSLVIEILQ from the exons ATGGCCTTGGGGCAGACAAAAGGAAAGGACTGGTACCAAATCCTGGGTGCGCAGCCATCAGACAGCCCAGCAGAACTGAAGCAGAAATACCAAAGGCTGGCTTTGTTA TATCATCCAGACAAACAGAAGGCAGATGTGCCAGCAGGAGAAGTGGAGGAGCGTGTGCAGAGGTTCATCGAAATTGATCAAGCGTGGAAAATTCTAGGGAAtgaagagacaaaaaaagagTATGACCTGCAGCAGCGTG AAGATAATCTGACCAAAGAATGGCCATTACATGCACGGATTTATCTTCAGGATATGTCCTGGATTGAAG ATGAGCAATGTTACAGCTTTTCCTGCCGCTGTGGTGGGAGTTACGCTGTCTCCAAGAGCGAAAGCGAAGATGTATCTTTGGTCTGTTGTGACACATGTTCACTTGTTATTGAGATCCTTCAGTGA